From Nitrospirota bacterium, a single genomic window includes:
- a CDS encoding TIGR02757 family protein — MTYDTKNLKHILDKFYREYDFKKRLLQDPVEFPYQYKNSRDVEASGFIASAFAYGKVDLFKPVIKKILGAMGKNPSDFLLNFKVKKEGRLFSDIKYRFNERDDIICLLYIMSMQFKKYGSIEKAFMRFYKKNDTDTGKGLAGFIGDILSIDTSGVYGRNIHPSGLLQFFPSPLKGSACKRANLFLRWMVRDRDIDFGIWRGIQKNRLIIPLDTHIAKISKCLGFTQRAAPDWKTAVEITESLKIFDPEDPLKYDFALCHHGISGLCSSENCRKCVLMQQ, encoded by the coding sequence ATGACCTATGACACAAAAAATTTAAAACATATCCTTGATAAATTCTACAGGGAATATGATTTTAAAAAGAGACTTTTGCAAGACCCCGTAGAATTCCCTTACCAATATAAAAACAGCCGTGATGTTGAGGCGTCAGGCTTTATAGCCTCTGCTTTTGCATACGGGAAGGTTGATTTGTTCAAGCCCGTGATAAAAAAGATTCTCGGCGCTATGGGCAAAAACCCCTCTGATTTCCTGCTTAACTTTAAAGTAAAAAAAGAGGGGCGTCTGTTTTCAGACATAAAATACAGGTTTAACGAGAGAGATGATATTATATGCCTGCTCTATATCATGAGCATGCAGTTTAAAAAATATGGCTCAATTGAAAAGGCCTTCATGCGGTTTTATAAAAAAAATGATACAGATACGGGGAAGGGGCTTGCGGGTTTTATCGGGGATATCCTCAGCATTGATACCTCAGGGGTCTATGGCAGGAATATCCACCCTTCAGGACTTCTTCAATTTTTCCCGTCGCCCTTAAAAGGCAGTGCATGCAAAAGGGCAAATCTTTTTTTAAGGTGGATGGTCAGAGACAGGGACATAGATTTCGGAATATGGAGGGGGATTCAAAAGAACAGGCTCATCATCCCTCTTGATACCCACATTGCAAAAATTTCAAAGTGCCTTGGATTTACACAGCGCGCAGCGCCTGACTGGAAGACGGCGGTTGAGATAACGGAGTCGCTTAAAATATTTGACCCCGAGGACCCGCTTAAGTATGATTTCGCATTATGCCATCACGGAATATCAGGATTATGCAGCTCGGAGAATTGCAGAAAATGCGTTCTTATGCAGCAGTAA